A window from Triplophysa dalaica isolate WHDGS20190420 chromosome 3, ASM1584641v1, whole genome shotgun sequence encodes these proteins:
- the f3b gene encoding coagulation factor IIIb, translated as MESKVTMFRALFLACLTFVKGSPASVTVDELSKATDVTWLSYDFKTILTWGPKPVNYTYTVEFYSVGKNRQRNPHCIRSTETECDLTNEFKGDLKGVYTAEVLSEPLPGMTTDHVDLPFTRSKPFCPYNDTLIGRPDFKLMMNEDKNIMLIIQDPVTALVKDGKPQNIREIFKKNLKYKISFNKAGSTGKKERIVNENLVKFSTLDESQSYCFSVAAYIPSRKGDKRVGKWSLPKCSPQEHKTLFQEYGLMVIGGAALIIVLLVIALIVLIVLCCKHSKRSAAKEITVV; from the exons ATGGAAAGCAAGGTCACTATGTTTCGTGCACTTTTTCTTGCCTGTCTTACGTTCGTCAAAGGATCCCCAG CATCAGTAACAGTGGACGAGCTTTCTAAAGCAACAGATGTAACCTGGTTGTCTTACGatttcaaaacaattttaacatgGGGGCCTAAACCTGTCAACTACACATATACTGTTGAATTTTACAG TGTTGGTAAGAACAGACAGAGAAACCCTCACTGCATTAGAAGCACCGAGACCGAATGTGACCTGACAAATGAATTTAAAGGAGACTTAAAGGGGGTTTATACTGCTGAGGTGCTTTCAGAACCCTTACCTGGCATGACAACTGATCACGTGGACCTTCCCTTTACCAGATCAAAGCCCTTCTGTCCCTATAATGACA CTTTGATTGGAAGACCTGATTTCAAGTTGATGATGAATGAAGACAAGAACATTATGCTCATCATACAAGACCCAGTCACAGCTCTGGTCAAAGATGGCAAACCTCAGAACATCCGCGAAATCTTTAAGAAAAATCTCAAGTACAAGATTTCGTTCAACAAAGCTGGAAGCACAGGAAAA AAAGAACGAATCGTGAATGAAAATCTAGTGAAGTTTAGTACACTAGATGAAAGTCAGAGTTACTGCTTTAGTGTGGCGGCATACATCCCCTCCCGTAAAGGAGACAAGAGAGTTGGCAAGTGGAGCCTACCAAAGTGCTCCCCACAGGAGCACAAGACTCTGTTTCAAG aATATGGGTTGATGGTCATTGGAGGAGCAGCTCTCATTATAGTGCTTTTGGTGATTGCTTTAATTGTTCTGATAGTGTTGTGCTGCAAGCATTCAAAAAGATCGGCTGCTAAGGAAATCACAGTGGTCTAG
- the abcd3b gene encoding ATP-binding cassette sub-family D member 3b isoform X1 gives MAAVSKYLTAGNSSIAGALLFAVYVLKQRLSSDTTGLNGASKPLFENNKDGKTDKAAVDKVFFSRICNIMKILVPQAISKESGYLLLIAFMLMARTYCDVWMIHNGTMIESAIIGRSTSAFKRCLVNFITVMPFISLVNNVLKLGLNELKLCYRVRLTNHLYNEYMMGFTYYQIGNLDNRISNPDQLITQDVEKFCNSVVDLYSNISKPLLDILIYVFKLNTSIGALGPASLLGYLVMSSLFLTRLRRPIGKMTVTEQRFEGEYRYINSRLITNSEEIAFYNGNRREKQTINAIFQKLVDHLSRFIHFRFSMGVIDSIIAKYIAMGLGYLVISRPFLDVTNKRHCNSTYSERLEDYYQSGRMLMSLAQALGRMVLAGREMSRLSGFTARITEIQEVLKELNSGRYERTMVSARAKDATEENVPLIPGRGEILIADNIIKFEHIPLATPNGDILIRDLSFEVSSGTNVLVCGPNGCGKSSLFRVLGELWPLYGGRLTKPERGKLFYVPQRPYMTLGSLRDQVIYPDTHEDQMKKRTSDKVLREYLDNVQLGHILDREGSWESVQDWMDVLSGGEKQRMAMARLFYHKPQFAILDECTSAVSVDVEDFIYNHCRKVGITLFTVSHRKSLWKHH, from the exons ACTGAACGGGGCATCAAAACCACTCTTTGAAAATAAT AAGGATGGGAAAACAGACAAGGCTGCTGTGGACAAGGTGTTCTTCAGCCGCATTTGTAATATCATGAAAATCCTAGTGCCACAGGCCATTTCCAAAGAA TCAGGATATTTGCTACTTATTGCATTCATGCTCATGGCTCGGACCTACTGTGATGTCTGGATGATCCATAATGGGACCATGATTGAGAG TGCAATTATTGGACGGTCTACAAGTGCTTTCAAAAGATGCTTGGTCAACTTTATCACAGTCATGCCTTTT ATATCACTAGTAAACAATGTCTTAAAGCTGGGACTCAATGAGCTGAAGCTCTGCTACAGAGTGAGACTTACCAATCACCTTTACAATGAATACATGAT GGGGTTCACATACTACCAAATTGGCAATCTGGACAACCGCATTTCCAACCCTGACCAGCTGATAACTCAGGACGTGGAGAAGTTTTGTAACAGTGTGGTAGATCTTTATTCCAACATCAGCAAG CCTTTACTAGACATATTGATCTACGTCTTCAAACTGAACACATCCATCGGTGCTCTT GGACCGGCGAGTTTGTTGGGCTATCTGGTTATGTCCAGTCTGTTCCTGACAAGACTGCGCAGGCCGATTGGTAAGATGACTGTAACCGAGCAGAGGTTTGAGGGGGAGTACAGATACATTAACTCTCGCCTCATCACTAACAG tgaAGAGATTGCGTTCTACAATGGGAACAGGAGAGAAAAGCAAACCATTAATGCAATCTTTCAGAAACTg GTTGACCACTTGAGCCGTTTCATACACTTCCGTTTCTCAATGGGCGTCATAGACAGCATCATAGCCAAAT ACATAGCAATGGGGTTGGGTTATCTGGTCATTAGCCGGCCATTCCTGGATGTCACGAATAAGCGCCATTGTAACAGCACGTATTCTGAGCGGCTTGAG GATTACTACCAGAGTGGGCGGATGTTGATGAGTTTGGCACAGGCCCTGGGAAGGATGGTCCTGGCAGGCAGAGAGATGTCCAGATTGTCCGG GTTCACTGCACGAATCACAGAGATTCAGGAAGTTCTCAAAGAGCTGAATTCAGGCAGATATGAACGGACCATGGTCTCGGCGCGAGCTAAAG ATGCGACAGAAGAGAATGTCCCTCTTATCCCTGGGAGAGGGGAAATCCTCATAGCTGACAACATTATAAA GTTTGAACACATACCTTTAGCAACGCCCAATGGAGACATTCTCATCCGTGATTTATCCTTTGAG GTGTCATCAGGGACAAATGTGTTGGTCTGTGGTCCAAACGGCTGTGGAAAGAGTTCACTCTTTAGAGTACTAGGAGAG CTGTGGCCTCTGTATGGAGGTCGCCTAACGAAACCAGAGAGAGGAAAGCTGTTCTATGTTCCTCAG AGGCCATACATGACCCTGGGTTCTCTTAGAGATCAGGTGATTTATCCAGACACACATGAAGACcaaatgaagaaaagaacatcTGATAAG GTGCTGAGGGAATACCTGGACAATGTCCAGCTGGGACATATTTTGGACAGAGAAGGCAGCTGGGAAAGTGTGCAAGACTGGATGGATGTTCTCAGTGGAGGAGAGAAGCAGAGGATGGCT ATGGCTCGTTTGTTTTACCACAAGCCACAGTTTGCGATTCTGGATGAGTGCACCAGTGCTGTGAGCGTTGATGTGGAGGACTTCATCTACAACCACTGCCGGAAG GTTGGCATCACGCTGTTCACAGTCTCCCATAGGAAATCACTATGGAAACACCACTAG
- the abcd3b gene encoding ATP-binding cassette sub-family D member 3b isoform X2, with translation MAAVSKYLTAGNSSIAGALLFAVYVLKQRLSSDTTGLNGASKPLFENNDGKTDKAAVDKVFFSRICNIMKILVPQAISKESGYLLLIAFMLMARTYCDVWMIHNGTMIESAIIGRSTSAFKRCLVNFITVMPFISLVNNVLKLGLNELKLCYRVRLTNHLYNEYMMGFTYYQIGNLDNRISNPDQLITQDVEKFCNSVVDLYSNISKPLLDILIYVFKLNTSIGALGPASLLGYLVMSSLFLTRLRRPIGKMTVTEQRFEGEYRYINSRLITNSEEIAFYNGNRREKQTINAIFQKLVDHLSRFIHFRFSMGVIDSIIAKYIAMGLGYLVISRPFLDVTNKRHCNSTYSERLEDYYQSGRMLMSLAQALGRMVLAGREMSRLSGFTARITEIQEVLKELNSGRYERTMVSARAKDATEENVPLIPGRGEILIADNIIKFEHIPLATPNGDILIRDLSFEVSSGTNVLVCGPNGCGKSSLFRVLGELWPLYGGRLTKPERGKLFYVPQRPYMTLGSLRDQVIYPDTHEDQMKKRTSDKVLREYLDNVQLGHILDREGSWESVQDWMDVLSGGEKQRMAMARLFYHKPQFAILDECTSAVSVDVEDFIYNHCRKVGITLFTVSHRKSLWKHH, from the exons ACTGAACGGGGCATCAAAACCACTCTTTGAAAATAAT GATGGGAAAACAGACAAGGCTGCTGTGGACAAGGTGTTCTTCAGCCGCATTTGTAATATCATGAAAATCCTAGTGCCACAGGCCATTTCCAAAGAA TCAGGATATTTGCTACTTATTGCATTCATGCTCATGGCTCGGACCTACTGTGATGTCTGGATGATCCATAATGGGACCATGATTGAGAG TGCAATTATTGGACGGTCTACAAGTGCTTTCAAAAGATGCTTGGTCAACTTTATCACAGTCATGCCTTTT ATATCACTAGTAAACAATGTCTTAAAGCTGGGACTCAATGAGCTGAAGCTCTGCTACAGAGTGAGACTTACCAATCACCTTTACAATGAATACATGAT GGGGTTCACATACTACCAAATTGGCAATCTGGACAACCGCATTTCCAACCCTGACCAGCTGATAACTCAGGACGTGGAGAAGTTTTGTAACAGTGTGGTAGATCTTTATTCCAACATCAGCAAG CCTTTACTAGACATATTGATCTACGTCTTCAAACTGAACACATCCATCGGTGCTCTT GGACCGGCGAGTTTGTTGGGCTATCTGGTTATGTCCAGTCTGTTCCTGACAAGACTGCGCAGGCCGATTGGTAAGATGACTGTAACCGAGCAGAGGTTTGAGGGGGAGTACAGATACATTAACTCTCGCCTCATCACTAACAG tgaAGAGATTGCGTTCTACAATGGGAACAGGAGAGAAAAGCAAACCATTAATGCAATCTTTCAGAAACTg GTTGACCACTTGAGCCGTTTCATACACTTCCGTTTCTCAATGGGCGTCATAGACAGCATCATAGCCAAAT ACATAGCAATGGGGTTGGGTTATCTGGTCATTAGCCGGCCATTCCTGGATGTCACGAATAAGCGCCATTGTAACAGCACGTATTCTGAGCGGCTTGAG GATTACTACCAGAGTGGGCGGATGTTGATGAGTTTGGCACAGGCCCTGGGAAGGATGGTCCTGGCAGGCAGAGAGATGTCCAGATTGTCCGG GTTCACTGCACGAATCACAGAGATTCAGGAAGTTCTCAAAGAGCTGAATTCAGGCAGATATGAACGGACCATGGTCTCGGCGCGAGCTAAAG ATGCGACAGAAGAGAATGTCCCTCTTATCCCTGGGAGAGGGGAAATCCTCATAGCTGACAACATTATAAA GTTTGAACACATACCTTTAGCAACGCCCAATGGAGACATTCTCATCCGTGATTTATCCTTTGAG GTGTCATCAGGGACAAATGTGTTGGTCTGTGGTCCAAACGGCTGTGGAAAGAGTTCACTCTTTAGAGTACTAGGAGAG CTGTGGCCTCTGTATGGAGGTCGCCTAACGAAACCAGAGAGAGGAAAGCTGTTCTATGTTCCTCAG AGGCCATACATGACCCTGGGTTCTCTTAGAGATCAGGTGATTTATCCAGACACACATGAAGACcaaatgaagaaaagaacatcTGATAAG GTGCTGAGGGAATACCTGGACAATGTCCAGCTGGGACATATTTTGGACAGAGAAGGCAGCTGGGAAAGTGTGCAAGACTGGATGGATGTTCTCAGTGGAGGAGAGAAGCAGAGGATGGCT ATGGCTCGTTTGTTTTACCACAAGCCACAGTTTGCGATTCTGGATGAGTGCACCAGTGCTGTGAGCGTTGATGTGGAGGACTTCATCTACAACCACTGCCGGAAG GTTGGCATCACGCTGTTCACAGTCTCCCATAGGAAATCACTATGGAAACACCACTAG
- the abcd3b gene encoding ATP-binding cassette sub-family D member 3b isoform X3, producing the protein MKILVPQAISKESGYLLLIAFMLMARTYCDVWMIHNGTMIESAIIGRSTSAFKRCLVNFITVMPFISLVNNVLKLGLNELKLCYRVRLTNHLYNEYMMGFTYYQIGNLDNRISNPDQLITQDVEKFCNSVVDLYSNISKPLLDILIYVFKLNTSIGALGPASLLGYLVMSSLFLTRLRRPIGKMTVTEQRFEGEYRYINSRLITNSEEIAFYNGNRREKQTINAIFQKLVDHLSRFIHFRFSMGVIDSIIAKYIAMGLGYLVISRPFLDVTNKRHCNSTYSERLEDYYQSGRMLMSLAQALGRMVLAGREMSRLSGFTARITEIQEVLKELNSGRYERTMVSARAKDATEENVPLIPGRGEILIADNIIKFEHIPLATPNGDILIRDLSFEVSSGTNVLVCGPNGCGKSSLFRVLGELWPLYGGRLTKPERGKLFYVPQRPYMTLGSLRDQVIYPDTHEDQMKKRTSDKVLREYLDNVQLGHILDREGSWESVQDWMDVLSGGEKQRMAMARLFYHKPQFAILDECTSAVSVDVEDFIYNHCRKVGITLFTVSHRKSLWKHH; encoded by the exons ATGAAAATCCTAGTGCCACAGGCCATTTCCAAAGAA TCAGGATATTTGCTACTTATTGCATTCATGCTCATGGCTCGGACCTACTGTGATGTCTGGATGATCCATAATGGGACCATGATTGAGAG TGCAATTATTGGACGGTCTACAAGTGCTTTCAAAAGATGCTTGGTCAACTTTATCACAGTCATGCCTTTT ATATCACTAGTAAACAATGTCTTAAAGCTGGGACTCAATGAGCTGAAGCTCTGCTACAGAGTGAGACTTACCAATCACCTTTACAATGAATACATGAT GGGGTTCACATACTACCAAATTGGCAATCTGGACAACCGCATTTCCAACCCTGACCAGCTGATAACTCAGGACGTGGAGAAGTTTTGTAACAGTGTGGTAGATCTTTATTCCAACATCAGCAAG CCTTTACTAGACATATTGATCTACGTCTTCAAACTGAACACATCCATCGGTGCTCTT GGACCGGCGAGTTTGTTGGGCTATCTGGTTATGTCCAGTCTGTTCCTGACAAGACTGCGCAGGCCGATTGGTAAGATGACTGTAACCGAGCAGAGGTTTGAGGGGGAGTACAGATACATTAACTCTCGCCTCATCACTAACAG tgaAGAGATTGCGTTCTACAATGGGAACAGGAGAGAAAAGCAAACCATTAATGCAATCTTTCAGAAACTg GTTGACCACTTGAGCCGTTTCATACACTTCCGTTTCTCAATGGGCGTCATAGACAGCATCATAGCCAAAT ACATAGCAATGGGGTTGGGTTATCTGGTCATTAGCCGGCCATTCCTGGATGTCACGAATAAGCGCCATTGTAACAGCACGTATTCTGAGCGGCTTGAG GATTACTACCAGAGTGGGCGGATGTTGATGAGTTTGGCACAGGCCCTGGGAAGGATGGTCCTGGCAGGCAGAGAGATGTCCAGATTGTCCGG GTTCACTGCACGAATCACAGAGATTCAGGAAGTTCTCAAAGAGCTGAATTCAGGCAGATATGAACGGACCATGGTCTCGGCGCGAGCTAAAG ATGCGACAGAAGAGAATGTCCCTCTTATCCCTGGGAGAGGGGAAATCCTCATAGCTGACAACATTATAAA GTTTGAACACATACCTTTAGCAACGCCCAATGGAGACATTCTCATCCGTGATTTATCCTTTGAG GTGTCATCAGGGACAAATGTGTTGGTCTGTGGTCCAAACGGCTGTGGAAAGAGTTCACTCTTTAGAGTACTAGGAGAG CTGTGGCCTCTGTATGGAGGTCGCCTAACGAAACCAGAGAGAGGAAAGCTGTTCTATGTTCCTCAG AGGCCATACATGACCCTGGGTTCTCTTAGAGATCAGGTGATTTATCCAGACACACATGAAGACcaaatgaagaaaagaacatcTGATAAG GTGCTGAGGGAATACCTGGACAATGTCCAGCTGGGACATATTTTGGACAGAGAAGGCAGCTGGGAAAGTGTGCAAGACTGGATGGATGTTCTCAGTGGAGGAGAGAAGCAGAGGATGGCT ATGGCTCGTTTGTTTTACCACAAGCCACAGTTTGCGATTCTGGATGAGTGCACCAGTGCTGTGAGCGTTGATGTGGAGGACTTCATCTACAACCACTGCCGGAAG GTTGGCATCACGCTGTTCACAGTCTCCCATAGGAAATCACTATGGAAACACCACTAG